Proteins from one Nakamurella multipartita DSM 44233 genomic window:
- a CDS encoding CIS tube protein: MPLTEKAFLEIEGRADTIPCMFNPAELTVSRTNSWRADSIGGQGVGQVRYLGAQSGEMRLTLHFDTTDTGQSVGQHTGKVLKLMDVDSSLPGTDAQSNNARPPYVVFHWGNLHSFKAVVTDLTLRFTYFSSTGVPLRAEVDLSLRQFAPSDAFGPQNPTSGTPNPHRVHRVQPGETLDRISAKYYGDSTRWRQIAGANAIADPLALRPGSLLSIPGGTE, encoded by the coding sequence ATGCCATTGACCGAAAAGGCTTTCCTGGAGATCGAGGGCCGCGCGGACACCATCCCGTGTATGTTCAACCCGGCGGAACTGACGGTCTCGCGGACGAACTCGTGGCGCGCCGACTCGATCGGCGGCCAGGGTGTCGGCCAGGTCCGCTACCTGGGTGCGCAGTCCGGCGAGATGCGGTTGACCCTGCACTTCGACACCACCGACACCGGCCAGTCCGTCGGCCAGCACACCGGCAAGGTGCTCAAGCTGATGGACGTCGACTCGTCGCTGCCGGGCACCGACGCGCAGAGCAACAACGCCCGGCCGCCGTACGTGGTGTTCCACTGGGGCAACCTGCACTCGTTCAAGGCGGTCGTCACCGATCTGACGCTGCGGTTCACCTACTTCTCCTCGACCGGGGTGCCGCTGCGCGCCGAGGTCGACCTGAGCCTGCGCCAGTTCGCCCCGTCGGACGCGTTCGGTCCGCAGAACCCGACCTCCGGCACCCCGAACCCGCACCGGGTGCACCGGGTCCAACCCGGCGAGACCCTCGATCGGATCTCGGCCAAGTACTACGGCGATTCCACCCGCTGGCGGCAGATCGCCGGCGCCAACGCCATTGCCGATCCGCTCGCGCTGCGGCCGGGTTCCCTGCTGTCCATCCCGGGAGGCACCGAATGA